A single genomic interval of Apium graveolens cultivar Ventura unplaced genomic scaffold, ASM990537v1 ctg1818, whole genome shotgun sequence harbors:
- the LOC141700157 gene encoding calcium-dependent protein kinase 24-like — MGICVSSLHVNTTFLKKSKLIKASSTNERPRRTRRFQRPVNVLKDASGHDILSHYKFGRELGRGEFGVTYECVRIENGEKMACKKISKDKLRTEIDIQDVRREVEIMRRLPHHPNIVSYKDVFEDKEAIYLVMELCGGGELFDRIVARGHYSERAAAVVTKTMLEVVKVCHKHGVMHRDLKPENFLYANEDENASLKAIDFGLSIFFEPGQNFREIVGSPYYMAPEVLRRNYGPEVDIWSSGVILYILLCGVPPFWAETEQGIAQAIVKGRLTFKREPWPRVSEDAKELVKGMLDPNPFSRMTIEEVLGHRWIQNAHKVPDIPLGNDVRTRIKQFSLMSKFKKKVLGVVATTLPDEQIQDIKEMFCMWDTDKNGDLTPEELKSGLISNGHSVSDLDVQSLMEAADLDGNGMLDIDEFVTIAVHIKKISSDEQLKQAFNSFDKNQSGYIEFEELKEALFEGNQESNNDKVIRDIIFDTDLDKDGRISYPEFAAMMKTGMDWKMASRQYSRVMLSALSKKMFNENSMQTKKEVR, encoded by the exons ATGGGCATTTGTGTGTCTAGTTTGCATGTTAACACCACCTTCCTCAAAAAATCCAAGCTCATTAAAGCATCCTCCACCAACGAGCGCCCCAGGAGAACGCGTCGTTTTCAACGTCCAGTGAACGTGCTGAAAGATGCATCAGGACATGACATATTAAGTCATTATAAATTTGGACGGGAGCTTGGGAGAGGAGAGTTTGGTGTGACATATGAATGTGTGAGAATTGAGAATGGTGAGAAGATGGCATGCAAGAAGATATCAAAGGACAAGTTGAGGACAGAGATCGACATACAAGACGTGAGAAGGGAAGTTGAAATCATGAGACGCTTGCCTCATCATCCTAATATTGTATCCTATAAAGATGTATTTGAGGATAAAGAGGCTATTTATCTGGTTATGGAGCTTTGTGGAGGTGGTGAGCTCTTTGATAGGATTGTTGCCAGAGGTCATTATAGTGAAAGAGCCGCTGCTGTTGTTACCAAAACCATGCTCGAGGTTGTCAAG GTATGCCATAAGCATGGTGTAATGCACAGGGACTTGAAGCCTGAAAACTTTTTGTATgcaaatgaagatgaaaatgcTTCCTTGAAGGCAATTGATTTCGGCCTGTCTATATTTTTTGAGCCTG GTCAGAATTTTAGGGAAATTGTGGGAAGCCCATATTACATGGCACCTGAAGTTCTTAGAAGAAATTATGGACCAGAAGTAGATATATGGAGTTCAGGTGTTATTCTCTATATTTTGTTATGCGGAGTTCCTCCATTTTGGGCAG AAACAGAACAAGGAATTGCACAAGCAATTGTCAAGGGTAGACTAACTTTCAAGAGGGAACCCTGGCCTAGGGTTTCCGAAGATGCAAAAGAACTTGTCAAGGGTATGCTTGATCCAAATCCATTTAGCCGGATGACAATTGAAGAAGTTCTAG GACACAGATGGATCCAGAATGCCCATAAAGTTCCAGATATTCCTCTAGGGAATGATGTCAGAACAAGAATCAAACAGTTTTCATTGATGAGCAAATTTAAGAAGAAAGTTCTAGGA gTGGTAGCTACAACCTTGCCGGACGAACAAATACAAGATATCAAAGAGATGTTCTGTATGTGGGACACCGACAAGAATGGAGATCTGACACCTGAAGAGCTAAAATCTGGCTTAATCAGCAATGGCCACAGTGTTTCTGATCTTGATGTTCAATCGCTAATGGAAGCT GCCGATCTTGATGGGAATGGAATGCTAGACATTGATGAGTTTGTGACGATTGCTGTGCACATTAAAAAGATCAGCAGCGACGAACAACTTAAACAGGCGTTCAACTCGTTCGATAAGAACCAAAGTGGATACATAGAGTTTGAAGAGTTGAAAGAAGCTTTGTTCGAGGGAAATCAAGAATCCAACAATGACAAAGTGATACGTGACATCATATTTGATACTGACTTAGACAAG GATGGTCGGATCAGCTATCCAGAATTCGCTGCAATGATGAAAACAGGCATGGATTGGAAGATGGCGTCACGACAGTACTCTAGAGTAATGTTGAGTGCACTTAGCAAGAAAATGTTCAACGAAAACTCTATGCAGACAAAAAAAGAAGTAAGATAA
- the LOC141700152 gene encoding putative mitochondrial protein AtMg00820, with the protein MTTLQKTNDPISFKEAVQNDHWVSAMNEELEALELNQTWEIMQLPPGKHVIGCKWIYRTKYKPDGSVDKYKARLVILGCNQRPGEEFSETFAPVAKLTTVRTLLAVAYMQNWHIVHMDV; encoded by the coding sequence ATGACAACACTTCAGAAAACTAATGATCCAATTTCTTTCAAAGAAGCAGTCCAAAATGATCATTGGGTTTCTGCCATGAATGAAGAACTGGAAGCCTTAGAACTTAATCAGACATGGGAAATCATGCAGTTGCCACCAGGAAAACATGTCATAGGTTGTAAATGGATCTATAGAACCAAATACAAACCTGACGGTTCAGTAGATAAATATAAAGCACGCTTGGTCATACTTGGTTGTAATCAAAGGCCCGGGGAGGAATTTTCTGAGACTTTTGCCCCAGTTGCCAAGTTGACTACAGTAAGGACACTGCTTGCAGTTGCCTATATGCAGAACTGGCACATTGTTCACATGGATGTTTGA